A window from Pan paniscus chromosome 14, NHGRI_mPanPan1-v2.0_pri, whole genome shotgun sequence encodes these proteins:
- the LOC117975557 gene encoding uncharacterized protein LOC117975557 encodes MGHLETIQKRRPTSPCPRCSCHLHWLSGSRLGRCIRIKIDSQPHPDGHNVLIPWRLLSFILVAKEWHAGSSLGNPDCPSSHVPITRLGRRGGEVRLWPQWRHEAENRRSASSPWLQSAKRQVLRSGRGSGAAGQGSAACGALGRGRPQLREATSAHGRCSCSRHQHMEQGSPRIGNPRPGGRLRPRGPRPRQVRQSAAGAPGMGFGPGCRRRAPSGRMGGAFWAQEAIPGEPRQPPPEPELQLPPASGALTAAVATPDPVLPPRAHQRGPRGRRSGEVGLWAQRRHQAEKHHSTPSLGCRGPSAGGSEHREPVEEEKSARATVK; translated from the exons ATGGGCCACCTGGAAACCATCCAAAAGAGAAGACCTACCAGCCCGTGCCCTAGGTGCAGCTGCCACCTGCAC TGGCTGTCGGGAAGTCGGCTGGGCAGGTGCATAAGGATAAAGATAGACTCTCAGCCCCATCCCGATGGCCACAACGTGCTCATCCCCTGGCGGCTCCTCAGCTTTATCCTAGTGGCCAAGGAGTGGCATGCAGGCAGCAGCCTTGGGAACCCCGATTGCCCCTCCTCACACGTGCCCATCACACGACTTGGGCGACGAGGAGGTGAAGTCAGGCTGTGGCCCCAGTGGCGCCACGAGGCCGAGAACCGGCGCTCAGCCTCATCCCCGTGGCTGCAGAGTGCCAAGCGCCAGGTCCTGCGCTCTGGGCGCGGGTCAGGAGCAGCTGGCCAGGGCAGCGCAGCCTGTGGGGCCCTTGGGCGTGGCCGGCCGCAGCTCCGGGAAGCCACATCAGCCCATGGGCGCTGCAGCTGCAGCCGCCACCAGCACATGGAGCAGGGGTCGCCGAGGATTGGGAATCCCCGACCAGGCGGGCGCCTCCGGCCGCGCGGACCCCGGCCGCGGCAAGTCAGGCAGTCTGCGGCAGGAGCGCCGGGCATGGGCTTCGGCCCGGGGTGTAGGAGGCGCGCACCCTCTGGCCGGATGGGCGGCGCATTCTGGGCCCAGGAGGCCATCCCAGGGGAGCCCCGCCAGCCCCCGCCGGAGCCCGAGCTGCAGCTGCCACCTGCAAGTGGTGCGCTGACTGCAGCGGTAGCAACCCCGGATCCCGTCCTCCCGCCTCGCGCCCATCAGCGCGGACCCCGGGGACGACGCAGTGGCGAAGTCGGGCTGTGGGCCCAGCGGCGGCACCAGGCGGAGAAGCACCACTCAACCCCATCCCTGGGCTGCAGAGGGCCCAGCGCGGGTGGCTCCGAGCATCGGGAGCCGGTGGAAGAGGAGAAGAGCGCGCGGGCCACAGTCAAATAG